Genomic DNA from Fimbriimonas ginsengisoli Gsoil 348:
TCGGTATTCCGGCATCGCTGAGCAGCGACCAGCGCTACGACCTCGAGGCGATGCTCGGCGCGATGGAAGGGGTGAGCAAGGTCACCCAGACGAGCCATCCTTACAAATTGGCTTCTCGAGAGTTCAATCGAGAGGACACCGTCGTGCGGGTTCGCGACGTCCAGATCGGCGGGGGAACGTTCGTGGTCATGGGCGGCCCGTGCTCGGTGGAATCCATGGAGCAGTTCCGCGCTTCGGCGGAGATCGTGAAAAATTCCGGCGCGACGATTTTGCGCGGCGGCGCATTCAAGCCCCGCACCTCTCCTTATTCGTTCCAGGGCCTCGCCGAAGAAGGGCTGAAGATCATGAAGCAGGTCAGCGACGAAACTGGCCTCGTGACGATCTCCGAGGTGATGAGCGGAGACATGGTGCCGCTGGTGGCGAAGTACATCGACATCCTCCAGATCGGGGCGCGATCGATGCAGAACTTCCCTTTGCTGATCGAAGCCGGACGAAGCGGCAAGCCGGTATTCCTCAAGCGCGGCCCGTCGGCCCCGATCGACGAGTTTCTACTGGCGGCGGAATATGTGCTGAGCCAAGGCAACCCGAACGTGATCCTCTGCGAGCGCGGCATCGTCCCGCTCGATCGCACCTACACGCGCAACACGCTTGACCTCGCGGCGGTGCCGGTGCTGAAGGAATACACCCACCTCCCGGTGATCGTCGATCCATCACACGGAACCGGCGTGGCCCGATACGTGGCCCCGATGGCGAAGGCCGCCATGGTAGCCGGCGCCGACGGACTCATGATCGAGACGCATCCCAATCCCAAGGAAGCGCTTAGCGACGGCTCGCAGGCGCTCACCACCGACAAATTTACGAAGCTGATGGATGAGCTCCGTTCGCTCGCCGGTTTCTTGGGCAAGAAAATGTCTTAGCGTCGACGTGCGCAGGTTCTACTCGTCGTCTTGGCCGCGGCTCGCCGCAGTCAGCTCGGACATGTAGAGCATGAAAGTTTTCTGCACCAGAAAATCCGCGTAGAAGCTCTCGCTCCCGCGCGCCCGTAAATCGTCCGCGGCTGCGAGCAACTCCCCAACTCCGGGCTTCTTTACCAAGTGGAACAGGTAAGCCAGGTCCAGGAGCCGGGTCGCGTGGTCTTCAATCACCGCCCGATCGACGACTAGGGCTTTTGCCTTGGCCTTGGCTTCGGAATATCGCTCCGCGTTCCGATCGGCGCCGGCCGAACCTTCTTCG
This window encodes:
- the aroF gene encoding 3-deoxy-7-phosphoheptulonate synthase, with protein sequence MIIVMQLGAPQEQIEAVAETLRARGIEPLILPGEDRCAIGIPASLSSDQRYDLEAMLGAMEGVSKVTQTSHPYKLASREFNREDTVVRVRDVQIGGGTFVVMGGPCSVESMEQFRASAEIVKNSGATILRGGAFKPRTSPYSFQGLAEEGLKIMKQVSDETGLVTISEVMSGDMVPLVAKYIDILQIGARSMQNFPLLIEAGRSGKPVFLKRGPSAPIDEFLLAAEYVLSQGNPNVILCERGIVPLDRTYTRNTLDLAAVPVLKEYTHLPVIVDPSHGTGVARYVAPMAKAAMVAGADGLMIETHPNPKEALSDGSQALTTDKFTKLMDELRSLAGFLGKKMS